In Numida meleagris isolate 19003 breed g44 Domestic line chromosome 3, NumMel1.0, whole genome shotgun sequence, the following are encoded in one genomic region:
- the LAMP5 gene encoding lysosome-associated membrane glycoprotein 5 produces MAAGRLPGLLFLLHAAARLAAEQEVENLSGLSPNPEKDIFVVRENRTTCLMAEFAAKFVVPYDVWASNYVDLITEQADIPLSRGAEMKGKCGTNESELEISWLERAYTLKLFFLKEGHNTSRGPEAFWRLSRIQFSYDTSERTYFKDAVSPGKHTASSHRLSALVTPAGKSYECQAQQTISLISSDHQKSVQLLLSEVRIQPFDITADFVFSEEHKCPVDQREQLEETLPLILGLILGLVIVITLCVYHIHHKLTANQVQIPRDRSQYKHMG; encoded by the exons ATGGCCGCGGGGCGCCTCCCGGGGTTGCTCTTTCTCTTGC ACGCCGCGGCTCGTCTGGCTGCCGAGCAAGAAGTTGAAAACCTCTCCGGGCTCTCCCCTAACCCCGAAAAGGACATTTTTGTGGTGCGGGAGAACAGAACGACGTGCCTCATGGCGGAATTCGCCGCCAAGTTCGTCGTCCCTTACGACGTATGGGCCAGCAACTACGTGGAT CTGATCACGGAGCAAGCCGATATCCCGCTGTCGCGGGGCGCCGAAATGAAGGGCAAGTGCGGCACCAACGAGTCGGAGCTGGAGATCTCCTGGCTGGAGCGGGCGTACACCCTCAAACTCTTCTTCCTGAAG GAGGGGCACAACACGTCCCGCGGGCCGGAGGCTTTCTGGAGGCTCAGCCGGATCCAGTTCTCCTACGACACCTCCGAGCGCACCTACTTCAAGGACGCCGTCAGCC CTGGGAAGCACACAGCCAGTTCCCATCGCCTCTCTGCCCTTGTCACCCCAGCAGGGAAGTCCTATGAGTGCCAAGCGCAGCAGACCATCTCCCTCATCTCCAGTGATCACCAGAAGTCTGTGCAGCTCTTGTTGTCTGAAGTCCGCATCCAGCCCTTTGACATCACTGCAgattttgtcttcagtgaag aacACAAGTGCCCGGTGGACCAGAGGGAGCAGTTAGAAGAAACCCTGCCTCTGATTTTGGGCCTGATACTGGGGTTGGTTATCGTGATAACCCTCTGTGTTTACCACATCCACCATAAGCTCACAGCCAACCAAGTGCAAATCCCTCGTGACAGATCTCAGTACAAACACATGGGATAG